The Mycteria americana isolate JAX WOST 10 ecotype Jacksonville Zoo and Gardens chromosome 2, USCA_MyAme_1.0, whole genome shotgun sequence genome contains the following window.
ccatcccatcccatccccatccccatccccatcccatcccatcccatcccatcccatcccatccccatcccatcccatcccatcccatccccatccccatccccatcccatcccatccccatcccatcccatcccatcccatccccatccccatcccatccccatcccatcccatcccatcccatcccatcccatccccatcccatcccatcccatccccacctccatccccatcccatccccatcccatcccatcccatccccatcccatcccatcccatcccatcccatccccatccccatccccatccccatcccatcccatcccatccccatcccatccccatcccatccccatcccatcccatcccatcccatcccatcccatccccatcccatccccatcccatcccatcccatccccatcccatcccatccccacctccatccccatcccatcccattccatcccatcccatccccatcccatccccatccccatcccatccccatcccatcccatcccatcccatcccatccccatcccatcccatcccatccccatccccgtcccatcccatcccatcccatcccatcccatccccatccccatcccatcccatccccacctccatccccatcccatcccatcccatcccattccatcccatcccatcccatcccatccccacctccatccccatcccatcccatcccatcccatccccatcccatcccatcccatccccatccccatccccatcccatcccatcccatcccatccccatcccatccccatcccatccccatcccatcccatcccatcccatcccatcccatcccatcccatccccacctccatccccatcccatcccatcccatcccatcccatcccatcccatccccatcccatcccatcccatccccatccccatcccatcccatcccatcccatcccatcccatcccatccccatccccatcccatcccatccccacctccatccccatcccatcccatcccatcccatcccatctcaccccaccccaccccaccctcccgctcaccccctcccaccccagcacaggcaggggctgCGCCGTGACCTGGCCCACAACGCCCGGCtggtgcaggagctgctgggccGGGCCCCCGGCATCCGCTGCCAGCCCCTGCACGGCGGCGCCCGCGCCTTCCCCCGCATCCAGCTCCCGCCCCGCGCCCTGCGCCAGGCCCGGGTGAGCGCCCGGGGGACGGGGGACCCCAgggccgcggggccccgggcaGTGGGGCACGCTGGGGACAGGAGCCACCCCAGGGACGTGGGACAGCGTGGGTGCATTGGGAACCCTCTGGTAGGGGGTGTCCTGGGGACGTGGGGCATCCTGGGGACTTGGGACACCATGGGAGATGGGACACCATGGGAGTACAGAGCATCCTGGGGACatgggacaccctggggacatgggacacCATGGGAGATGGGACACCGTGGGAGTACAGAGCATCCTGGGGACATGGGACACCTTGGGGCCATAGGACTCTCCAGGGACATGGGACACGGTTGGAGTATGGGGCACCCTGTAGTACGGGGCGTCCTGGGGACGTGGGGCACCCTGGAGATGCACAGAAACCCATGGCATGGGGTGTCCTGGGGACgtcctggggacaccctggggacagggtgaccatcccatccctcctcctccaggagcTGGGCCTGGAGCCCGATGTCTTCTTCTGCCAGAAGCTGCTGGAGGCAACGGGGATCGTGCTGGCCCCAGGGAGCGTGTTCGGGCAGCCGGAGGGCACCCACCACGTGGGGTAcgcaggcgggggcggggggggcgatGGGTGACGAGAGGTGCTGGGGTGGGCGTTTGGGTGATGGGAGATGGTGGGGAGGGGCCCTTGGGGTtgatgttttggggttgggtGGTGGGTGGGCGACGTTGGGGGCTCATGGGTTGGCAGGGGgagatggtttgggttgggaagTTGGGGTGATGGGAGATGCGGGGGGCcggtggggtgggtggggctggggggttggGTTGGGTGTCGGGGGCCGAGGGTTGGGTGGGGTTGGGGGCTGGCTGGGACGGGTGGGTGAGGACAGGTTATGGGGGGGGCCGGTTGAGGTTGGCCAACGGGGATGTCATGGATGGTGGGGCTGGTTGGGGACCACTGGGTTTGGACACcaggaggttttttggggggggacaaCGGGGATGGGGGGGTGGAACCACCCACGTCCCCACCgcgccccccacccccaggctgtcgctgctgctgccggccgAGGCGCTGGAGCGGGTGCTGCTCGCCCTCACCGGCTTCCACGCCGCCTTCCTGCGGGACTTCTCCTGACGTGGCCCCGTCCCCTCCGGCCTCAACCCCATTAAAGCCCCCCCGCAGATCGCACCGCGCCTCCGCTTGCCCCCCACAACCCCACAGGGAGCCCCGAGGGACCCGTGGCGCGAGCGCGGGGGGGTCTCAGCCCAACCTTGTTGGGTGCTGGTGGGGCGgagggggcacccacgggtgcctGGTCGTAGGTGATACACAGCTCGTCCCGGCTGGTCGCTGCCCTTTTATTAGTGGGGTTTCTGAGGggagagctggccctgcccaccgtccccgtgtcacctccccccaggggacacggggacagcggCGGGGGGGAACCAGCCCCGGGACGTGGTGTGACCCCCCAGGAAGGCACAAAGAGGTTGAAGGCACTTGAAGACCACCGAGATCACCCGGAGCAggggcccggcccgcggcacccggggcccggcggggagtgtgggggggtgggtgctggtgggtgggtgggggggtgtcgGGCGGGGGGTGCCGGAGTCGGGGCGGGAACACCGGCGTTAGGAGTATTCCTTGACGAACTTGGCGTAGAAGCTGCTGAGCTTCTCCAGCAGGACCTGCAGCTTCTCAGTGGGTGGCAGGATGGTCATCCTGGGGtacaggcaggggctggcaccagggctgggggggggacaacacccccacggcacccccctgcaccccatacCTCCACCTCTGCCCCCAATAAGCCCctcaccaccccccaccccacccattGGGCACCCAAGACCTCCTTCCTCCCCGCGCCCCCAGACCTTCCACCCTCCTGCACCcacctcccctgccacccccaacTGGGGACAGGGGgtctcggggtgggggggtccaGCCCCACGGTGGGACCCCAACCTGCgacccccccacctccagccctgACCCCCTCCCCGACGCCCATCCCCGTCCTGAGGCACCCACCGAAAGTGGAAGGTGCCTTCCCGCTGCCCGAACCCGCTGCCCGGCACCACGCAGATGCCCGTCTCCTCCAGCAGCTTCATGCAGAAGAACATGTCGGGGGCCTGACCCTGCGCCTGCGGGACGGGGCAGGGCTCAGCACCGCGCGCGCTGCCGCGCACGGGCACGGCGGCCTCGCGCCCGCCGACGGGGCAGGGCGCGGCCCCGCGTGTCGCGAAGGGCCTCGGTCAACGCCTGGGACTCGTCccgcccagccccacggctcccaggactgctcctgcccagccccacatTGCCCAGGATTCATCccgcccagccccacggcactcGGGACTGATCccgcccagccccacggcacctcGGCAGCGGCCAGGGCGCGGGGCGGCAGCTCGATGCGGGGGAAGGAGTACATGGCGCCCTGCACGGGGTTGCAGCGTATGCCGGGCGCTCGGTTGAAGATCTCCTGGGTGAGCCGGGCCTTGTGCgccagggtgctgagcaccgcCTGCTTCTCCTGCCGGGACAGCTGGGCTGCGGACACCtcctctccatcccatcccatcccatcccctcccatcccatccccatcccatcccatcccatcccctcccatcccatccccatcccatcccctcccctcccatcccatcccatccccatcccatcccatcccatcccatccccatcccatcccatcccatccccatcccatcccatccccatcccatccccatcccatccccatcccatcccatccccatcccatcccatccccatcccatcccaatcccatcccatcccatcccatcccctcccatccccatcccatccccatcccatcccatccccatcccatcccatccccatcccatcccaatcccatcccatcccatcccctcccatccccatcccatcccatccccatcccatccccatcccatcccatcccatcccatcccatccccatcccatcccatccccatcccatcccatcccatcccatcccatccccatcccatccccatcccatcccatcccatcccatccccatcccatcccatcccatcccatcctatcccatcccatcccatccccatcccatcccatccccatccccatcccatcccatcccatcccatccccatcccatcccatcccatccccatcccatccccatccccatcccatccccatcccatccccatccccatcccatcccatcccatccccatcccatcccatcccatccccatccccatcccatcccatcccatcccatccccatcccatcccatccccatcccatcccatcccaccccaccccacccgtACCGCGATGAAGAGCTCATACGAAGGGTCCCCGGGCTGTGGGGGGTCAACGACGGCGTCCAGGAGGATCTGCCCAGGCACGGGTGGGCACAGCCGCACCGACACCAGCTtggccaactgctgctgcaccTCGGGGTCCATGTTCACCACCTCCACGTACCCGCTGCGGAACCCGCACCTGGCACGACACGGCCCGTGGTGGCACCCACCCCCACCCACGGGGTGGGGGACGTAGGGACACGTGGGTGGGAGCCCACGGATGgagacacccccctcccccgccccagaAGGGACCCACAGGTGGGCACCCATGAGAAGGGACCCGTGGATAGGGAGTGATGGGTGGGGACCCACGGAGGAGGAGCCCTGGACAGGGACCCACAGATGGGACCTACGGAGAGGGGTCCGTGGTGGGAACCCACAGACAAGGAGCCACCAGGCTGTGGCATCTGTGTCCTCTGAGACCCACAGAGCTGTGTCGTGTTGTCCCCACAGGGTTGTGGCATCACCACCTCCACCCCTGGGACCCACAGGGTCATAGCATCACCATCTCCACCCGTGGGACCCATGGAGCTGTGGCATCACCACCTCCACCCCTGGGACCCATGGAGCTGTGGCATCACCATCTCCACCCGTGGGACCCATGGAGCTGTGGCATcaccacctccatccctgggaccCACAGGGCTGTGGCATCACCATCTCCACCCCAGGAGATCCATGGGGTGGTAGCATCACCACCCCCACCCTTGGACCCACGGGTCaagccctccccatcccaggTCTGTAGCATCCCTTGGGACCACGGCCACCCGCACCCAGGGTGACAGTGGCCAgggggccggggcgagcggggtggggggctgcctgGTGGTGGGACTCACTCGCCCATGAAGCCCTTGGAGACGGAGTGGAAGGAGGCCAGCTCCACCACCTCCGAGTAGGGCGGCCCCATCTCGAAGAGCACCTTCTTGAAGGAGTGGAAAGCCGAGCCCTCGGCGTAGATGTTGTCCTGGTACACcttgggggacgggggggtgtCACCCGGACGTCGGGGTCCCCCCGGGGATGGGGGGCACCCCACAGGTCCCACTCACCTCGTCGGCCATGAGGAAGAGCTTCTCCTCAAAGGCGAACTTGATGACGTCCTCGATGCACTGCCGGCTCTGTACCTGGCCTGGGGGGACGCGGCGTCAGGGGACATCGTGGTgctggcactggggggggggggggtccccagccacGGCACcggctgggttttggggggcccAGCCCTGGTactggctgggttttgggggtccTGGTCCCAACCACAGTACCAGTAGAGCACTGGGGGTCCCAGTCCCAGCACTGATGGTGCCAGCCCCAGTCCAGGTCCCAGTAGGGAACTGGAatcccagcaccagcccagggGTCCCAGTCCAGTCTTGGGGGTCCCAGTCCAGTCTTGgatccccttcccagccctggggtcccagccctggggtcccagTCCAGCCTAGAGGTCCCAGTCCTGGGGTCCCCGTCCAGTCTTGGTGTCCCAGTTCAGTCTTGGGGTCCCAGCCCAGGGGTCCCAGTCCTGGGGTCCCCGTCCAGTCTTGGTGTCCCAGTTCAGCCTTGGGGTCCCAGCCCAGGGGTCCCAGTCCTGGGGTCCCCGTCCAGTCTTGGTGTCCCAGTTCAGTCTTGGGGTCCCAGCCCAGGGGTCCCAGTCCAGCCTAGAGGTCCCAGTCCAGCCTTGGGGTCCCCGTCCAGTCTTGGGTCCCCTTCCCAGCCCAGGGGTCCCCAGCCCAGGGGTCCCGTCCCCAGGTACCGGTGGGGTTGCCGGGGTTGATGATGCAGAGGACGCGGGGACAGCAGTGCCGGCGTCCCTCGGCCAGCGCCCGCCGCAGCTCGGCCACGTCCAGCGCCCAGCAGTGCTCCTCGTCCAGGTAGTAGTTGAGCTGCACGGCGCTGAGCTCGGCGATGGCGGCCGAGTAGAGGGGGTACTGCGGGATGGGGATCAGCACCCCCGTGCGCGAGCCCCCCGACCCGGACACCAGCAGCTTCAGGATGCTctgcggggggacggggagaggggcGGCGTGGGCATGGGGACGGCGTGGGGACAGCGAGGGGACAGGGtggtgtggggacagggtggggacaagGGTGGTGTGGGCGTGGGGACAGTGAGGGGACAGGGtggtgtggggacagggtggtgtgggtgtggggacagtgggggacagggtggtgtggggacagggtggggacaagGGTGGTGTGGGcatggggacagcgtggggacagggtggtgtggggacagggtggggacaagGGTGGTGTGGgtgtggggacagtggggggacagggtgctgtggggacagggtggtgtgggcatggggacagcgtggggacggggacagtgtggggacagggacgctgtggggacagggacagtgtggggacagggactgtgTGGGGACAGCGATGGTATGGGCacagggacagtgtggggacggggacagtgtggggacagggatggtgtggggacagggacagtgtggggacagcgATGGTATGGGCacagggacagtgtggggacggggacagtgtggggacagggatggtgtggggacagggtggtgtgGGCATGGGGACAGTGAGGGGacagggtgctgtggggacagtggggggacagggatggtgTGGGCACAaggacagtgtggggacagggacgctgtggggacaagggacagtgtggggacagcaATGGTATGGACacagggacagtgtggggacagggacagtgtggggacaaggacagtgtggggacagggacagtgtggggacagcgATGGTATGGGCacagggacagtgtggggacggggacagtgtggggacggGGATGGTGTGGCCAAGGGGACatcatggggacagggacagtgtgGGAAGAGCCTGGTCACAGCAGTGCCaggggcagggtgctggcacAGGCCCCATGGAGGCGTGGGGACACCCAGGAGgcgtggggacagcggggacacaTCGTCCCCCGTGccacccccccgccacccccccatCTTGGCACTGCCCGTCCCGGGGCCGGCGCCAACCCCGGCACAAAGGTCCCTTTGTGGGTGCCCGCCGTGGGAACGGCCGGCGGGTGGCACCCGGCCCGGGGAGCGGGTGACAGCGGGGGACGGCCGACGTCCCCGTACCACGATGGCATCGCTGGCCCCGGTGGAGAGGAAGATGTCCTGGGGCTTGGCGGGGACGCCGTCGCGGCGCTGGAGGAAGCGTGCCACGTCCTGCCGCACCAGCTCGATGCCGGGGCTGGCGCTGTAGGCACCTggcagaggggacacgggggtgacacggggtcCGGGAGGTGACACGGGGTGGGTGTCCCCATCCCGAGCGCCGGGCACTCACCGGCGCTCTGCCCGCCGCAGGCTGCCAGCAACCGGCGGGCCCGATCCTTGGCGTCCTCGGGGATGGAGGGTTCGGTCAGCAGCTCGGGGTACAGGCACAGGGCTGTCACCTGGGGGGGGACCCGCTCAGCCccgggacgcctgggtcccctcccggACACCGgggtgtcccccccgtgtcccctcccgttgtcacccaccccagccccgggTACCTGGCGGAGGAAGGTGATGGGTTTCTGCCCCATGGCCTGGGCGTCACCGATGTTCGCCTTGATCACCTCGGTGAAGGGCTTGGGGACaccctgtggggacagggacggggacggggacggggacggggatggggacagggtcaGGGACAAgaatggggagaggggacacggatggggacggggacagggacagggacagggacagagacagGGTCAGGGACAGGGGCAAGGATGGGgtcagggacagggacagggacagggtcaGGGACAGGGTCAGGGAcagggatagggatggggacagggtcaGGGACAAgaatggggagaggggacacggatggggacagggacagggacagagacagGGCCAAGGATGAGgtcagggatggggacagggatagggatgGCAATGGGGACAGTGACAGcaatggggatggggacaaggatgggaaCAGGGTCaaggacggggacggggatggggacaggggacagggacaggaatggggatggggagaggggacacacggggacagggatggggacagagacAGGGTCAGGGACAGGgtcagggatggggacggggacaggggtgggacagggacagggaaggggatAGGGGACAGATGGGGACAGAGACAGGgtcagggacagggacggggacagggatgggacagggacagggacaaggatggggacagggtcaGGGGACAGGATCTGGCCACCCCCACCCCGGTGATggccccgggatggggacagtggggacatggggacactggggacaacTGGGACACGGGCATGGCTGGGaatggggacaccggggacagcTGGGACTTGGGGACCTCGGGGacactgggacatggggacactggggacatgggaaCACTGGGGACAACTGGGACTTGGAGACCTCAGGGATGACTGGgacgtggggaccttggggacactggggacactggggacatggggacactggggacagctAGGACTTGGGGACCTCGGGGATGGCTGGGACATGGGGAgcttggggacactgggacatggggacactgggacatggggacaccagggacacggggacactggggacacggggacactggggacagctgggacttggggacctcggggacactggggacactgggacatggggacatggggacactgggacatggggacactggggacaacCGGGACTTGGAGACCTCAGGGATGACTGGgacgtggggaccttggggacactggggacactgggacatggggacactggggacatggggacactgaggacaACTGGGACACGGGGATGGCTGGGAATGGGAACACCGGGGACAGCTGGGACTTGGGGACCtcggggacactggggacacggggacactgggacatggggacactggggacaacTGGGAGTTGAAGACCTCAGGGATGACTGGgacgtggggaccttggggacactggggacactgggccccggggacaccggggagcgcagcccccagcccggcagggCTGCGGTGACGTCCCCAAGGCCCGGGGGTGGCCGCGGCCACCTCCCGCCCAGCCCCGGACTTTGGCCACCTCGGCGGGAGCCCGgactctgcccccccccccccccccccccccccgcctggcaCCGTCGTCACCCAGCTTGGGGACGCACCGGGCACcctgggggtatttgggggggggggggggggggcatgggggggacGCAGGGCTCCCCTGGGGACGCCGAcggggtcccccagcacccctgggggtgctgggggaccccgTCGGCGTCCCCAGGGGagcacccaccccacccccacccagcacccaagggtgcccagggctgggtgcCAGGGACAGGGAGTGCCAGGGCGAGGCGGGGCTGGCACCCTGCCCCCGTGTCCAGagttgggtgctggggggggggggggtgttaaaaaaTGGGTGCTgggccccccccacccatgggtcaccccccagcacccatgggtcaccccccagcacccatgggatacccaccccccccccacccatgggacccaacCGGTCCCACGGCAGCGTGGGAAGGGGCCCAGGTGGGTGCAGGGacaaggggggggcgggggggggggggcccgatCCTGCACCCCGATatcctgcggggggggggggggggggccggggggggagggtttgggggtgctcgggggggtccccagtctggtgggtccggggggggggcagTGATTGGGTGAGGGGGTCCCGGGTGGGGGGTCCCCGGGtttgggggggtccggggggggtccccattcTGGGGGTTCCCCAGGGGTAGGGGGGCCTGGgtgggggggttcaggggtgccCGGGGGTGGGgtgtcaggttttggggtgcccagctggggggggggtccccggctcTGGGGGTGACTcaggggggtccccaggctgGGAGTTcccaggtttgggggtgcccggggaggggggtcccCATTCTGGGGGTTCCCCAGGGGTAGGGGTCCTGGGTGGGGGGGGTGCTGGGTCTGGGGGTACCGCGGCTCTGGGGGttcccggggggggtccccagtcTAGGGGGTGCCCAGGCTGCCTGGGTGGGGGGGTCCTCGGGTCTGGGGGTGCCCGGAGGTGGGGTGCcgggtttgggggtgcccagctggggggtccccggctctgggggtcccggggggcgggggggtcccggctctGGGGGTGCCCGGCTCTGAGGGTCCCCGGGGTTTCCCTGACGCTGGGGGTGCGCGGCTCTGGGGTTCCCCGGCTCTGGGGGTCCCGGCTCTGGGGGTCCCGGCTCTGGGGGTCCCGGAGGGGGTTCCCCAGTTCTGGGGGTGCCCGGCTCTGGGGGTCCCGGGGATTTCCCCGACGCTGGGGGTGCCCGGAGGGGGTTCCCCAGctctgggggtcccgggggttcCCCGGctcggggggtgccgggggggtcccgggggtgcccGCTTTGGGGGCGCGGTACCTGCCGcaggtcctgctccagctgcagggcGCGGGTGACGATGGGGCCCCGCACCGCGTACTCCACCCGCCGCACCGCCGGGTTCATGGTGCCGGGGGTCAGcaccggcccccggccccccccggggcccgagcccggggccggtcccggtcccgttgccgccgccgccgccgccgccgccatggcccgCCCGGCCGGGAGCCTGCGGGGCCGCAGCGCCCTCAGCGCCCGCATCGCCCCGGggccaccggcaccggccccgggcgGAGACGgagccaccccccccacccccccccccgccccccggcaccgccccgggcaacgggcaccggcaccggcaccggcaccgccccgggcagcggggcaacgagcggcggggccgggcaccAGCACCGGGCAccgggacaggggacagggaaccgggcaccggcaccggcggcaACGGGGGCGGCACCGTGACCGGGACCCGGGCACCGGGACCGGCACCGGGCGGGGTCTCGGGAGCGTGCGGTGCTGCCACGGAGTGTCCTGGcccgcgggctggggggggcacggggggacacggggacgtgggacatggagggacagggggacacggggcacagggacatggggggacacgggggacacagagggagatgggacacagggacaatgggggacacgtggggacatggggggacatgggacacagggatatggggggacacgggggacacgggggacggtgacatggggacacggggatgtggggacatgggggacacaggacatggggacacggggacacggggacacaggagAGATGGGTGGGGCACAGGGGCAGGGGAGACACGTGGACAGAGGGacgggggacatggagggacataggggacatagggggacataggggacatggggggacatggggggcacgggacacggggacacgggggatgatgacatggggatgtggggacatgggggacacaggacaTAGGGACACAGGACATAGGGCCacaggacatggggacacggggagagaggacatggggacatgggggacacagggacatgggggatgatgacatggggggacacagggacacgggagGACACGGATATatggacatggggggacgtggggatgggggacacagggacacggggggacacgggggacgatGACATGGGGACGTGAGGACACTCAGGCCCGGCAGCGGGGCCACGGGGCGACCCACAGCGGACCCCGCGTGGGAGATGTGGGGCTGGGACCCACGGGGACAACTGCcaccagggcggggggggggggacgggacgacacgactgtccccctgccccacagccccatagccccccccaggccccccagtgccccatagcccccccagtgccccccagccccatagccccctgccccatagcccccccgccccccagcccccactgACCCGCGCTGCTTCATGgccccccactgccccacagCGCCCCCTACCGGCTCCAACGGCCGCCCCCGCAAAGCCCCGCCCCCCCTCCTCCGAAGCCAATC
Protein-coding sequences here:
- the LOC142406849 gene encoding alanine aminotransferase 1-like, with the translated sequence MRALRALRPRRLPAGRAMAAAAAAAATGPGPAPGSGPGGGRGPVLTPGTMNPAVRRVEYAVRGPIVTRALQLEQDLRQGVPKPFTEVIKANIGDAQAMGQKPITFLRQVTALCLYPELLTEPSIPEDAKDRARRLLAACGGQSAGAYSASPGIELVRQDVARFLQRRDGVPAKPQDIFLSTGASDAIVSILKLLVSGSGGSRTGVLIPIPQYPLYSAAIAELSAVQLNYYLDEEHCWALDVAELRRALAEGRRHCCPRVLCIINPGNPTGQVQSRQCIEDVIKFAFEEKLFLMADEVYQDNIYAEGSAFHSFKKVLFEMGPPYSEVVELASFHSVSKGFMGECGFRSGYVEVVNMDPEVQQQLAKLVSVRLCPPVPGQILLDAVVDPPQPGDPSYELFIAEKQAVLSTLAHKARLTQEIFNRAPGIRCNPVQGAMYSFPRIELPPRALAAAEAQGQAPDMFFCMKLLEETGICVVPGSGFGQREGTFHFRMTILPPTEKLQVLLEKLSSFYAKFVKEYS